From Pseudopipra pipra isolate bDixPip1 chromosome 9, bDixPip1.hap1, whole genome shotgun sequence, a single genomic window includes:
- the LOC135419052 gene encoding cytochrome P450 2J2-like, with translation MELQFWSDLVSLLEKLNGRMLLVFLLLFLLIIDLVKKRRPRNFPPGPQLFPLVGTFVDFKQPLHLALQKLTGQYGNIFSVQFGSLTFVVVNGYQMVREALVHQAEIFADRPNIPLLQEIFKGFGLISSNGHIWRQQRKFVLATLKSLAVNFEEKVQEESRYLVETIEEEKGQPFDPHYKINGAVSNIICSITFGNRFDYHDNRFQELLHLLAETLLLIGSFWGQLYNAFPLVMSWLPGPFKKIFRHWEKLRYFVKGVIAKHKEHLDQSEAGDYIDCYLREIEKFKGDTSSYFHEENLLCSTLDLFLTGTETTATAIRWAVLYMATYPHIQEKVQLEIDTVLGQSRQPTMTDKDNMPYTSAVLSEVLRMGNVVPLGVPRMATSDTTLAGFHLPKGTTLMTSLTSIMFDKNVWETPDTFNPEHFLENGQYRRREAFLPFSAGKRACPGEQLARTELFIFFVALLQKFTFRAPADTALTFAFTLSLTRCPKPFQICALPRD, from the exons ATGGAGCTTCAGTTTTGGTCTGATTTGGTTTCTCTCTTGGAAAAGCTGAATGGTCGGATGCTCTTGGTATTTCTGCTCTTGTTTCTTTTGATTATTGACCTTGTGAAAAAGAGACGACCTAGGAATTTTCCTCCGGGGCCACAGCTCTTTCCTCTTGTAGGAACCTTTGTGGATTTCAAGCAGCCCCTCCATCTTGCTCTGCAGAAG CTCACTGGTCAGTATGGGAACATCTTCAGTGTGCAGTTTGGAAGTCTGACTTTCGTGGTTGTCAACGGATACCAGATGGTGAGAGAAGCTCTTGTCCACCAGGCTGAAATATTTGCTGATCGGCCAAATATTCCACTCCTCCAAGAAATATTCAAAGGCTTTG GGCTCATATCTTCAAATGGGCACATATGGAGGCAACAGAGAAAGTTTGTTTTAGCAACACTGAAGAGCCTTGCCGtaaattttgaggaaaaagtgCAAGAGGAGAGCCGGTACCTCGTGGAGACGATCGAGGAGGAGAAAG GACAACCATTTGACCCTCACTACAAAATTAATGGTGCTGTTTCAAACATCATCTGTTCCATAACTTTTGGGAACCGCTTTGACTACCATGACAACCGTTTCCAGGAATTACTGCACTTGCTGGCTGAAACACTGCTACTCATTGGAAGTTTCTGGGGCCAG TTGTATAACGCTTTTCCTTTGGTCATGAGCTGGCTGCCAGGACCCTTCAAGAAAATCTTCAGGCACTGGGAGAAACTTCGATATTTTGTGAAAGGTGTGATTGCAAAGcacaaggagcatttggaccAGTCTGAGGCGGGAGATTATATTGACTGTTACCTGAGGGAAATAGAAAAG TTTAAGGGTGACACCAGCTCATATTTCCATGAGGAAAATCTGTTGTGCTCCACCTTGGACCTGTTCTTAACTGGGACTGAGACAACGGCGACCGCCATCCGCTGGGCTGTGCTCTACATGGCCACGTACCCCCACATCCAGG AGAAAGTACAGCTGGAAATCGACACGGTGCTTGGCCAGTCCCGCCAGCCCACGATGACCGACAAGGACAATATGCCCTACACCAGCGCCGTGCTGAGCGAGGTCCTGAGAATGGGCAACGTGGTGCCACTGGGGGTGCCCAGGATGGCCACCAGCGACACCACCCTGGCTGGCTTCCACTTGCCCAAG GGCACCACTCTGATGACCAGCCTGACTTCGATAATGTTCGACAAAAACGTGTGGGAGACTCCAGACACCTTTAATCCTGAACATTTCCTGGAAAACGGCCAGTACAGGAGACGGGAGGCTTTTCTGCCCTTCTCTGCAG GCAAGAGGGCTTGTCCCGGGGAGCAGCTTGCCAGGACTGAGCTCTTCATCTTCTTCGTAGCCCTCCTGCAGAAGTTCACCTTCCGGGCGCCGGCAGACACCGCGCTGACCTTCGCCTTCACACTCAGCCTCACACGCTGCCCCAAGCCCTTCCAGATCTGTGCGTTGCCTCGCGACTGA
- the LOC135419048 gene encoding cytochrome P450 2J2-like: protein MLHFLWDSISFHTLLIFLIVFLLVADYMKNRNPKNFPPTPLRLPFVGHLYLMDFKDPITTVKKLTKKYGDIIGMSMGSMKLVVVNGMRLVKEVLVNQGENFLERPEMPIHKDMFSKIGLISSSGHLWKAQRRFTLSTLRNFGLGKRSVEERIQEECRFLVDAFKDEQGNPFNPQFTLTNAVSNVICSLIFGNRFDYHDEDFQKLLKLLHEIIILQGTNTAQLYNSFPSIMKFLPGAHQTIFKNSKLLKSYMQEQINKHKEDWNPSESRDYIDSYLQEIAKDEGSDTFREEHLITCSLDLMFAGTETTSTTLRWAVLFMATYPEIQARVQAEIDAVIGQARQPVLEDRNNMPYTNAVIHEVQRKANIVPFNVPRMAAKDTILDGFFIPKGTVLMTNLTSVMFDKNEWETPNTFNPGHFLKDGKFCKRESFLAFSVGKRACLGEVLARSELFLFFTSLLQKFTFQAPPDTTLSLQPAAGTVTDPQPYKICAVPR from the exons ATGCTGCACTTCCTCTGggacagcatctccttccataCGCTCCTCATCTTCCTCATTGTCTTCCTGTTGGTCGCTGACTACATGAAGAACAGAAACCCAAAGAacttccctcccacccctttACGCCTTCCCTTTGTAGGGCACCTTTATTTGATGGACTTCAAAGATCCCATAACCACAGTGAAGAAG CTTACTAAAAAATATGGTGACATCATTGGTATGTCCATGGGCAGCATGAAGCTTGTGGTAGTAAATGGGATGCGGCTGGTTAAGGAAGTGCTTGTAAACCAAGGGGAAAACTTCCTGGAGCGCCCAGAAATGCCTATTCACAAGGATATGTTCAGCAAGATAG GACTGATCTCCTCCAGTGGGCACTTGTGGAAGGCACAGAGGAGGTTCACCCTGAGCACCCTCCGAAACTTTGGCTTGGGGAAGAGGAGCGTGGAGGAGCGCATCCAGGAGGAGTGCCGATTCCTCGTGGATGCCTTTAAGGATGAGCAGG gaaATCCTTTCAACCCTCAGTTTACACTCACTAACGCTGTTTCAAACGTCATCTGCTCCCTTATCTTTGGCAATCGGTTTGACTACCATGATGAGGACTTCCAAAAATTGCTGAAGCTTCTACATGAGATTATTATCCTTCAGGGAACCAACACAGCTCAG CTGTACAACTCTTTCCCATCTATAATGAAgttcctccctggagcacaccaaaccatttttaaaaactcaaaGTTGTTGAAAAGCTACATGCAAGAGCAGATCAACAAGCATAAGGAGGACTGGAACCCCTCAGAGAGCCGGGACTACATCGACAGCTACCTGCAGGAGATAGCCAAG GACGAGGGCAGTGACACCTTCCGGGAAGAACATCTTATCACTTGCTCACTTGACCTGATGTTTGCTGGAACCGAGACCACTTCCACAACCCTCCGCTGGGCTGTGCTGTTCATGGCCACATATCCAGAAATTCAAG CCCGTGTGCAAGCCGAGATCGACGCCGTCATCGGACAGGCTCGGCAGCCAGTGCTGGAGGACAGGAACAACATGCCCTACACCAACGCCGTCATCCATGAGGTGCAGAGGAAAGCCAACATTGTCCCTTTCAACGTGCCAAGAATGGCAGCAAAGGACACGATCCTGGATGGCTTCTTCATCCCAAAG gGCACTGTTTTGATGACAAATTTAACCTCTGTGATGTTTGACAAGAATGAGTGGGAAACCCCCAACACTTTTAACCCTGGGCATTTCCTGAAGGATGGGAAGTTCTGTAAAAGGGAGTCATTTCTAGCATTTTCTGTGG GGAAGCGCGCCTGCCTGGGCGAGGTGCTGGCCCGCTCCGagctcttcctcttcttcacgTCTCTGCTCCAGAAATTCACCTTCCAGGCACCCCCGGACACCACACTCAGCCTCCAGCCCGCGGCGGGCACGGTGACTGACCCACAGCCCTACAAGATCTGCGCTGTGCCTCGGTAG